A DNA window from Enoplosus armatus isolate fEnoArm2 chromosome 9, fEnoArm2.hap1, whole genome shotgun sequence contains the following coding sequences:
- the LOC139289727 gene encoding galanin receptor type 1-like yields the protein MNSSESVWLREEPWNVSRAEEEDRKLLFGIGTDNFITLLVFGLIFTLGVLGNSMVITVLARSKPGKPRSTTNIFILNLSIADLSYLLFCIPFQSTIYMMPTWVLGAFICKFIHYFFTVSMLVSIFTLSAMSVDRYIAIVHYRKSSSIRVARHAFIGVVVIWILSLAMAAPIMYYQNIFHRGENHTFCWEVWPDQNRKKVYVVCTFVFGYVLPLLLITFCYAKVLNHLHKKLRNMSKKSEASKKKTAQTVLVVVVVFCLSWLPHHVVHLWVEFGTFPLNQASFVLRVAAHCLAYSNSSVNPVIYAFLSENFRKAYKQVFKCQIGTSDSLLNDIKEIRSKADTPPSTNCTNV from the exons atgaACTCATCCGAGTCTGTCTGGCTCCGGGAAGAGCCGTGGAAcgtcagcagagcagaggaagaggaccGGAAACTTTTATTCGGGATCGGCACGGATAATTTCATCACGCTGCTGGTTTTCGGGCTCATCTTTACGCTCGGCGTGCTGGGCAACTCCATGGTGATCACCGTGCTGGCCCGGAGCAAACCGGGCAAACCGCGGAGCACCACCAACATCTTCATCCTCAACCTGAGCATAGCAGACCTCTCCTACCTGCTCTTCTGCATCCCCTTCCAGTCCACCATCTACATGATGCCGACGTGGGTCCTGGGCGCCTTCATCTGCAAATTCATCCACTACTTCTTCACGGTGTCCATGCTGGTGAGCATCTTCACGCTGTCTGCCATGTCCGTGGACCGATACATTGCCATCGTGCACTACAGAAAGTCCTCTTCCATCCGGGTGGCGAGGCACGCGTTCATTGGAGTGGTGGTGATTTGGATACTCTCTCTGGCCATGGCTGCGCCCATCATGTACTACCAGAACATTTTCCACAGAGGGGAGAATCACACCTTTTGCTGGGAAGTGTGGCCGGATCAAAACCGGAAGAAAGTCTATGTCGTTTGCACGTTTGTTTTTGGCTATGTGTTGCCTCTGCTGCTGATCACCTTCTGCTATGCAAAG GTTTTAAATCACTTGCACAAAAAACTAAGAAATATGTCCAAAAAGTCAGAGGCATCAAAGAAAAAG ACTGCTCAGACggtcctggtggtggtggtggtgttctGCCTCTCTTGGCTCCCTCACCACGTTGTACACCTCTGGGTGGAGTTCGGGACCTTCCCGCTGAACCAGGCCTCCTTCGTGTTACGGGTTGCCGCGCACTGCCTGGCGTACAGCAACTCGTCTGTCAACCCGGTCATCTACGCCTTCCTGTCGGAGAACTTCAGGAAGGCTTATAAGCAGGTGTTCAAATGCCAGATTGGAACTAGCGACTCCCTGCTCAATGACATCAAGGAGATTCGCAGCAAAGCCGACACTCCGCCCTCCACTAACTGCACCAACGTTTGA